One genomic window of Choloepus didactylus isolate mChoDid1 chromosome 27, mChoDid1.pri, whole genome shotgun sequence includes the following:
- the LOC119521855 gene encoding LOW QUALITY PROTEIN: immunoglobulin superfamily member 1-like (The sequence of the model RefSeq protein was modified relative to this genomic sequence to represent the inferred CDS: inserted 1 base in 1 codon; deleted 1 base in 1 codon), with protein sequence MTPTLMALLCLGLSLGQRIRVRAGTFPKPTIWAEPGSVISWGRPVTIWCQGTLEAEEYHLERDGRSAPWDRQNPQDPRNKAKFSVSHMTETYAGRYQCYYRSPTDWSAPSDPLELVVTTGSYSKPTVSALPSPVVTSGGNVTLQCGSWRGYEGFLLSEEGEHEASWTLDAQRHSSGETQALFPMSSSHRGTFRCFGYYRNRPHVWSEPSDPLELLVPGVSRKPTLLAQLGPIVALGQSLTLQCHSDISYDRFALYKEGAHDLTQHLSRQPQGWLSPADFPLVHVNSTHGGRYRCYGGHNLSSEWSAPSEPLDVLIAGELPSTPSLSAQPGSNVSSGENVTLRCQSQKQMDSFLLSKEGGVDPPXRLRSWHRAQMFLADFTVSSVTSAPGDTYRCYGSRSSNPYLLSQPSAPLELVVSGSALQDYTVENLIRLGMAGFVLVVLGVLLFQSRQSQGRPQDAARMRAEQADSGCGRGRPHICLKCLQRAWSPQPHPWETRPNLLGRGSSPSCGAAVTTPKQVGPASQRPHPVCLSVLPALRSHPAQLDPVGGDTMIPNLTALLCLGLSYGQRIQVQAGTLPQPTIWADPGSVIARGRPVTIWCQGTLEAEEYRLERDGSPAPWDRQNPLEPRNKAKFSIPRMTETYAGRYLCYCGSSTAWSAPSDPLELVVTGSYSKPTLSAWPSPLVTAGRNVTLQCGSWRGFGGFVLSEEGEHKGSWTLDAQRHSNRQSQALFPMSSSHRGTFRCFGYYRDKPNVWSEPSDPLELLVPGVSRKPSLLAQPGPIVAWGQNLTLQCRSDVSYDRFALSKEGARDPTQRLLQQPQGGLSQADFPLVRVSSTHGGRYRCYGGHNLSSEWSAPSEPLDVLITGELPSTPFLSAQPGPNVSSGEKVTLRCQSWSPMDSFLLSKDGGANPPLHLRSWHRAQMFLADFTVSSVTSGHGGTYRCYGSHSSNPYLLSQPSAPLELVVSEVLDAISPPQHKPDSESGSTRQDYTVENLIRLGMAGFVLVVLGVLLFQSRQSQGRPQDAART encoded by the exons ATGACCCCCACCCTCATGGCCCTGCTCTGCCTCG GGCTGAGTCTCGGCCAGAGGATCCGAGTGCGGGCGG GGACCTTCCCCAAACCCACCATCTGGGCTGAGCCAGGCTCTGTGATCTCCTGGGGGAGGCCTGTGACCATCTGGTGTCAGGGGACCCTGGAGGCCGAGGAGTACCATCTGGAGAGAGATGGAAGATCAGCACCCTGGGACAGACAGAACCCACAGGATCCCAGGAACAAGGCCAAGTTCTCTGTCTCACACATGACAGAGACATATGCAGGGCGGTATCAGTGCTACTATCGCAGCCCCACTGACTGGTCAGCACCCAGTGACCCCCTGGAGCTGGTGGTGACAACAG GATCCTACAGCAAACCCACCGTCTCCGCCCTGCCAAGCCCTGTGGTGACCTCAGGAGGAAACGTGACCCTCCAGTGTGGCTCGTGGAGGGGATATGAAGGGTTTCTTCTGTCTGAGGAAGGAGAACACGAGGCCTCCTGGACCCTGGACGCACAGCGACACTCCAGTGGGGAGACCCAGGCCCTGTTCCCCATGAGCTCCAGCCACAGGGGGACGTTCAGGTGCTTTGGCTACTACAGGAACAGACCCCACGTGTGGTCAGAACCCAGTGACCCCCTGGAGCTCCTGgtcccag GTGTGTCCAGGAAGCCGACCCTCCTGGCCCAGCTGGGCCCCATCGTGGCCTTGGGACAGAGCCTGACCCTCCAGTGTCACTCTGACATCAGCTACGACAGATTCGCTCTGTACAAGGAGGGGGCTCATGACCTAACCCAGCACCTCAGCCGGCAGCCCCAGGGTTGGCTCTCTCCGGCCGACTTCCCCCTGGTCCATGTGAACAGCACCCATGGGGGCAGGTACAGATGCTACGGTGGACACAACCTCTCCTCCGAGTGGTCGGCCCCCAGTGAGCCCCTGGACGTCCTCATCGCAG GGGAGCTCCCTTCCACACCCTCCCTCTCTGCCCAGCCGGGCTCCAATGTGTCCTCGGGAGAGAACGTGACCCTGCGCTGTCAATCACAGAAACAGATGGACAGTTTTCTTCTGTCCAAGGAGGGGGGAGTCGATCCCC TGCGTCTTAGATCCTGGCACCGAGCCCAGATGTTCCTGGCCGACTTCACTGTGAGCTCCGTGACCTCAGCCCCCGGGGACACCTACAGGTGCTACGGCTCACGCAGCTCCAACCCCTACCTGTTGTCTCAGCCCAGTGCCCCCCTGGAGCTCGTGGTCTCAG GCTCTGCTCTGCAAGATTACACAGTGGAGAATCTCATCCGATTGGGCATGGCTGGATTCGTCCTGGTGGTACTCGGGGTGCTGCTATTTCAGTCTCGGCAAAGCCAGGGAAGGCCCCAAGACGCAGCCAGG ATGAGGGCAGAGCAGGCAGACAGTGGCTGTGGTCGGGGGAGACCCCATATCTGTCTGAAATGTCTCCAGAGAGCCTGGAGCCCTCAGCCCCACCCTTGGGAAACAAGACCCAACCTCCTGGGGAGGGGCAGTTCCCCTTCCTGTGGGGCTGCTGTGACAACACCCAAACAGGTAGGACCAGCCTCCCAGCGGCCACatcctgtgtgtctgtctgtcctgcCG GCACTGAGGTCTCACCCAGCTCAGCTGGACCCAGTGGGAGGAGACACCATGATCCCCAACCTCACGGCCCTGCTCTGCCTCG GGCTGAGTTATGGACAGAGGATCCAAGTGCAGGCAG GGACCCTCCCCCAACCCACCATCTGGGCTGATCCAGGCTCTGTGATCGCCAGGGGTAGGCCCGTGACCATCTGGTGTCAGGGGACCCTGGAGGCCGAGGAGTACCGTCTGGAGAGAGATGGAAGCCCAGCACCCTGGGACAGACAGAACCCCCTGGAGCCCAGGAACAAGGCCAAGTTCTCCATCCCACGCATGACAGAGACCTATGCAGGGCGATATCTCTGCTACTGTGGCAGCTCCACTGCCTGGTCAGCACCCAGTGACCCCCTGGAGCTGGTGGTGACAG gATCCTACAGCAAACCCACCCTCTCAGCCTGGCCAAGCCCTTTGGTGACCGCAGGAAGAAATGTGACCCTCCAGTGTGGCTCATGGAGGGGATTTGGAGGGTTTGTTCTGTCTGAGGAAGGAGAACACAAGGGCTCCTGGACCCTGGACGCACAGCGACACTCCAACAGGCAGTCCCAGGCCCTGTTCCCCATGAGCTCCAGCCACAGGGGGACGTTCAGGTGCTTTGGCTACTACAGGGACAAACCCAACGTGTGGTCAGAACCCAGTGACCCCCTGGAGCTCCTGgtcccag GTGTGTCCAGGAAGCCGTCCCTCCTGGCCCAGCCGGGCCCCATCGTGGCCTGGGGACAGAACCTGACCCTCCAGTGTCGCTCTGACGTCAGCTATGACAGATTCGCTCTGTCTAAGGAGGGGGCTCGTGACCCCACCCAGCGCCTCTTGCAGCAGCCCCAGGGGGGGCTCTCTCAGGCCGACTTCCCCCTGGTCCGTGTGAGCAGCACCCACGGGGGCAGGTACAGATGCTACGGTGGACACAACCTCTCCTCCGAGTGGTCGGCCCCCAGTGAGCCCCTGGACGTCCTCATCACAG GGGAGCTCCCTTCCACACCCTTCCTCTCTGCCCAGCCGGGCCCCAATGTGTCCTCAGGAGAGAAGGTGACCCTGCGCTGTCAGTCGTGGAGCCCGATGGACAGTTTCCTTCTGTCCAAGGACGGGGGCGCCAATCCCCCCCTGCATCTTAGATCCTGGCACCGAGCCCAGATGTTCCTGGCCGACTTCACTGTGAGCTCCGTGACCTCAGGCCATGGGGGCACCTACAGGTGCTACGGCTCACACAGCTCCAACCCCTACCTGTTGTCTCAGCCCAGTGCCCCCCTGGAGCTCGTGGTCTCAG aagtccTTGATGCCATCAGCCCACCACAACACAAGCCAGACTCTGAGAGTG GCTCTACCCGGCAAGATTACACAGTGGAGAATCTCATCCGATTGGGCATGGCTGGATTCGTCCTGGTGGTACTTGGGGTGCTGCTATTTCAGTCTCGGCAAAGCCAGGGAAGGCCCCAAGATGCAGCCAGGACATAA